A section of the bacterium SCSIO 12696 genome encodes:
- a CDS encoding acetyl-CoA carboxylase carboxyltransferase subunit beta, whose amino-acid sequence MSWLEKIRPQGLTTQKKDRTQSVPEGLWKKCPKCGAPLYRPELERNMDVCPKCSHHMRIGARRRLDVFLDKDGREEICTEVEPIDRLKFKDVKKYKDRLSEAQKKTGEKDAVVAMRGSVKGIPVVVVAFEFAFHGGSMGYVVGEKFTRAAKLSLEENIPLICFPATGGARMQEALISLMQMAKTSAIVEKLKQQGTPYFSIMTDPVYGGVSASLALLGDINAAEPGARAGFAGPNIIEQTIRQKLPPGFQRAEFLLDHGAIDMIIPRLEMRDTVARLLAKFTGRDEFPVVEEDEAEESEAPVASESE is encoded by the coding sequence ATGAGCTGGCTTGAAAAGATCAGACCCCAGGGGCTTACCACCCAGAAGAAAGACCGCACCCAAAGTGTTCCGGAAGGGTTGTGGAAAAAATGCCCTAAATGCGGCGCACCGTTGTATCGCCCGGAGCTTGAACGCAATATGGACGTTTGCCCCAAGTGCTCACACCATATGCGCATTGGTGCCCGTCGTCGACTGGATGTGTTCCTCGACAAAGACGGACGCGAAGAAATTTGCACAGAGGTCGAGCCTATCGACCGCCTGAAATTCAAGGACGTTAAAAAGTACAAGGATCGTCTCAGCGAAGCCCAGAAAAAAACCGGTGAAAAAGACGCGGTTGTAGCCATGCGAGGATCTGTTAAAGGCATCCCCGTAGTGGTGGTCGCGTTTGAATTCGCTTTTCACGGTGGCTCCATGGGTTATGTGGTGGGTGAAAAATTCACCCGCGCAGCAAAGCTGTCTCTTGAAGAAAATATTCCCCTGATTTGTTTTCCGGCAACCGGCGGTGCTCGTATGCAGGAAGCCCTGATCTCGCTGATGCAAATGGCCAAAACCAGTGCAATTGTGGAAAAGCTGAAACAACAGGGTACGCCATACTTCTCCATTATGACTGACCCGGTATACGGCGGTGTCTCTGCTAGCCTGGCGTTGCTTGGTGATATTAATGCGGCCGAACCGGGCGCCCGAGCGGGTTTTGCCGGGCCAAATATTATCGAGCAGACCATTCGCCAAAAATTGCCGCCGGGTTTTCAGCGGGCGGAATTTCTGCTGGACCACGGCGCCATCGATATGATTATTCCGCGCCTGGAAATGCGCGATACGGTTGCTCGCCTGTTGGCGAAGTTCACCGGCCGTGATGAGTTTCCTGTGGTTGAAGAAGATGAGGCCGAGGAATCTGAAGCCCCGGTGGCCAGCGAAAGCGAATAG
- the trpA gene encoding tryptophan synthase subunit alpha → MNRIKTTLDQLQKDNKKALVTYIVAGDPEPAVTVDAMHALVASGADILELGIPFSDPMAEGPVIQLAHERALKHSTSLRDALAMVTEFRRANNHTPIILMGYANPIEKMGYSVFADAAKSAGVDGVLTVDLPPEESAPFTQVLKQQHLENIFLIAPTTTARRQQAIVEQAGGFIYYVSLKGVTGAGHLDVDSVEQKLGEIRSLTQLPICVGFGIKDGATARAAAACASGVVVGSAIVSAIAATNNGQIDSIKATISDIVGEIRSALDS, encoded by the coding sequence GTGAATCGAATTAAAACAACCCTCGACCAGCTGCAAAAAGACAATAAAAAAGCGCTGGTGACCTATATTGTGGCGGGTGACCCAGAACCTGCCGTCACCGTAGATGCTATGCACGCCCTGGTGGCGTCTGGTGCCGATATCCTGGAGTTGGGTATACCGTTTTCAGACCCTATGGCTGAGGGGCCAGTTATCCAGCTGGCCCACGAGCGAGCCTTAAAACACAGCACCAGCTTGCGTGATGCCCTTGCCATGGTGACTGAGTTTCGCCGCGCCAACAACCACACCCCGATTATTTTGATGGGCTACGCAAACCCTATTGAAAAAATGGGCTATTCAGTCTTTGCCGATGCGGCAAAAAGCGCCGGTGTTGACGGTGTGTTAACTGTGGATCTTCCACCAGAAGAATCTGCGCCTTTTACCCAAGTGCTGAAACAGCAACACCTGGAAAACATATTCCTGATAGCGCCCACCACAACCGCGCGACGACAGCAGGCGATTGTGGAGCAAGCGGGTGGTTTTATTTACTACGTATCCTTGAAAGGGGTTACCGGTGCCGGGCATCTGGATGTGGATTCGGTCGAGCAAAAACTGGGGGAAATTCGCTCTTTGACCCAGTTGCCTATCTGCGTTGGTTTTGGCATCAAAGACGGCGCAACTGCCCGCGCAGCCGCCGCTTGTGCCAGTGGCGTAGTGGTGGGCAGTGCCATTGTGTCCGCCATTGCAGCTACCAATAATGGGCAGATCGACTCTATAAAGGCTACTATCAGTGATATAGTGGGCGAAATTCGCAGTGCGTTGGATTCATAG
- the trpB gene encoding tryptophan synthase subunit beta, protein MERTVSSHSSNIDFNQYPDPQGHFGPYGGRFVSETLMHALNELERNYAKLKADPELQAEFDRDLAHYVGRPSPLYHAERWSREAGGAQIYLKREDLNHTGAHKINNTIGQALLAKYSGKTRIIAETGAGQHGVASATVCARLGLECHVYMGEEDVRRQALNVYRMKLLGATVHPVSSGSRTLKDAMNEAMRDWVTNVDNTFYIIGTCAGPHPYPELVRNFQSVIGREARAQCLEMTGKLPDALVACVGGGSNAIGLFHPMLGDESVAMYGVEAGGYGIESGKHAAPLNVGVPGVLHGNRTYLMEDDDGQIIETHSVSAGLDYPGVGPEHAWLKDQNRVDYVAVNDDEALDAFRYLTQVEGIMPALETSHALAYADKLARTMSPDQTIVVNLSGRGDKDILTVADIDGITV, encoded by the coding sequence ATGGAGAGAACAGTGAGTAGTCATTCTTCAAACATCGACTTTAATCAGTACCCCGACCCTCAAGGGCACTTCGGCCCCTATGGTGGGCGCTTTGTTTCAGAAACCCTGATGCACGCGCTCAATGAACTGGAGCGCAATTACGCCAAGCTCAAGGCGGATCCGGAACTGCAAGCAGAATTTGATCGTGACCTGGCTCATTATGTCGGCCGTCCATCCCCTTTGTATCACGCTGAACGCTGGTCTCGCGAAGCCGGTGGCGCGCAAATCTACCTGAAGCGAGAAGATTTGAACCACACCGGCGCCCACAAAATCAACAACACCATTGGTCAGGCGTTGTTGGCCAAATACAGTGGCAAAACTCGCATTATTGCGGAAACAGGAGCGGGCCAACACGGCGTTGCCAGTGCCACGGTATGCGCACGCTTGGGGCTTGAATGCCATGTGTACATGGGGGAAGAGGACGTGCGTCGTCAGGCCCTTAACGTCTACCGGATGAAATTGTTGGGTGCCACGGTGCATCCGGTCAGTTCCGGTTCGCGCACCCTGAAAGACGCCATGAACGAAGCCATGCGCGACTGGGTCACCAACGTGGATAATACCTTTTACATTATTGGTACCTGCGCTGGCCCACATCCGTACCCGGAGTTGGTGCGCAATTTTCAATCGGTTATCGGCCGCGAGGCCCGGGCACAATGCCTGGAAATGACCGGTAAATTACCCGACGCACTGGTGGCTTGCGTGGGAGGTGGTTCCAACGCCATTGGCCTGTTTCACCCGATGCTGGGTGATGAATCCGTGGCTATGTACGGCGTAGAGGCGGGCGGTTACGGTATTGAAAGTGGCAAGCACGCTGCCCCACTGAACGTCGGTGTGCCAGGGGTTTTGCATGGCAATCGCACTTATCTGATGGAAGACGACGACGGCCAGATTATTGAAACCCATTCCGTGTCCGCCGGGCTGGACTATCCCGGAGTTGGCCCTGAACACGCTTGGTTGAAAGATCAAAACAGAGTGGATTATGTTGCCGTTAACGATGACGAGGCGTTAGACGCTTTCCGTTATCTGACCCAGGTGGAGGGCATTATGCCGGCACTGGAAACCAGTCATGCATTGGCCTATGCCGACAAGCTGGCGCGCACCATGAGCCCGGATCAGACCATTGTTGTCAATCTGTCTGGCCGTGGCGACAAAGATATTCTCACCGTGGCCGACATAGACGGTATTACGGTTTAA
- a CDS encoding phosphoribosylanthranilate isomerase, with protein sequence MTTRVKVCGITSVQDALDAVACGADAIGLVFYPPSPRAVTVEQAKSIALSVGPFVTVVGLFVNASQAEVNKVLAAVPIQVLQFHGDENNDFCSQFSRPWYKAIRMAPDLDVTEQTQAFSGSHGLLFDAWQKDKYGGTGATFEWARIPQIDRAVILAGGLNPDNVERAVKTVRPYAVDVSGGVERSPGKKCPQKMQQFIERAKSALDGENSE encoded by the coding sequence GTGACAACTCGGGTAAAAGTTTGCGGCATTACCTCCGTGCAGGATGCTCTCGATGCCGTTGCTTGCGGCGCCGATGCCATCGGCCTGGTGTTTTACCCGCCGAGCCCTCGAGCGGTTACTGTGGAACAGGCAAAATCCATTGCATTGTCTGTGGGGCCTTTTGTAACCGTAGTGGGTTTGTTTGTTAACGCTTCCCAGGCTGAGGTCAACAAAGTATTGGCAGCAGTACCTATTCAGGTGCTGCAGTTCCACGGTGACGAAAACAACGATTTTTGCAGCCAGTTTTCACGGCCTTGGTACAAAGCCATTCGTATGGCGCCGGATCTGGATGTAACAGAACAGACGCAGGCCTTTAGCGGCTCTCACGGTTTGTTGTTTGATGCCTGGCAAAAAGACAAATACGGCGGTACTGGTGCTACCTTTGAGTGGGCGAGAATTCCGCAAATCGATCGGGCGGTGATTCTCGCCGGTGGCCTCAACCCGGATAATGTAGAACGCGCGGTGAAAACAGTTCGCCCTTATGCGGTGGACGTCAGTGGCGGGGTGGAACGCTCGCCCGGTAAAAAATGCCCACAAAAAATGCAGCAGTTTATTGAGCGCGCCAAGAGCGCCTTAGATGGAGAGAACAGTGAGTAG
- the truA gene encoding tRNA pseudouridine(38-40) synthase TruA: MPEGMHRIAAVVEYDGSAFCGWQRQSHSPSVQAEVERALSKVAAEPITVACAGRTDTGVHGTNQVIHFDTLAKREPRNWILGTNANLPPGIRFHWLAPVPHQFHARFSATARTYRYVIYNEPYRPALGHAGLTWYRHLLDEKQMQRGADYLLGERDFSSFRGAGCQSKTPNRNMHYVDVWRQGSLVIIELRANAFVLHMCRNIAGALMAVGAGQHQPEWINELMEVRDRNQAGITAPPQGLYLVNVSYPQDFAFPELAPGPYLVSEPLRRPACVQRQSF, translated from the coding sequence ATGCCAGAAGGCATGCACCGCATAGCTGCCGTCGTTGAATACGACGGCAGTGCTTTTTGTGGCTGGCAACGACAGAGTCACAGCCCCAGTGTCCAGGCAGAGGTGGAACGTGCGCTGTCAAAAGTGGCGGCAGAGCCCATTACGGTGGCCTGTGCCGGTCGTACCGACACTGGTGTTCACGGCACCAACCAGGTGATTCACTTCGACACGCTTGCCAAGCGTGAGCCGAGAAACTGGATTCTCGGCACTAACGCCAATTTGCCGCCAGGTATTCGTTTTCACTGGCTGGCTCCAGTACCGCACCAGTTCCACGCCCGTTTTAGCGCCACAGCGCGCACCTATCGCTACGTTATCTACAACGAACCTTATCGCCCGGCGCTGGGGCATGCCGGTTTAACCTGGTATCGCCACCTTCTGGATGAAAAACAAATGCAGAGGGGCGCGGATTATCTGTTGGGAGAGCGGGATTTTTCCTCTTTTCGGGGTGCAGGCTGCCAGTCCAAAACCCCCAACCGCAATATGCACTACGTGGATGTATGGCGGCAGGGCAGTTTGGTGATTATCGAATTGCGCGCCAACGCTTTTGTGCTGCATATGTGTCGCAATATTGCTGGCGCATTAATGGCCGTGGGCGCTGGACAGCATCAACCAGAATGGATCAATGAGCTTATGGAAGTGCGCGACCGAAATCAGGCCGGAATCACTGCACCGCCGCAAGGGTTGTATCTGGTGAATGTGAGTTATCCGCAGGACTTTGCTTTTCCCGAGTTGGCCCCGGGGCCTTATTTGGTTTCTGAACCGCTGCGCAGGCCTGCTTGCGTACAGAGACAATCATTCTGA